Proteins encoded together in one Planctopirus ephydatiae window:
- a CDS encoding DcaP family trimeric outer membrane transporter, with product MNRSFLRKLLLLAAIVIGNEFCGAIAQAQEVSVLSSIQPPFAQEAEQNSIPEKSTPLLSSPVTPAAASQIQPAQYLVDPATDYQSASFDPFDPLIDSDIGQNYSMMAYQSLASHYDDLATGPKQYADYAPEGFYPLDYQEAPGASLYTRLSPAPAISQDDFDRLVIRGPVPGSFMVPGTPTSIRLSGFVRMGANYDFQPVGTPDLFVTRTIPVPQTPGQNVNYSARPTRISLDTWTPTTHNDWVVHTFVQFDFLSGNPPAVGSSSNPRLRFAFVDYGYFRIGQDTTVFMDASVFPRTADFQGPNGIVNSRQGLGRITLPVSENVFVAAALEQPFSDITTNGLGTNVQDVPDFTTHLRYQRDLWHLQSAAIVRSIGYRPTGEEVDRRAGWGVNLTGSLLPWAILKGENPLRDTDPQPITRSRVLLQFAVGSGIGRYIQDTSGIGLDGAVTANGGFETLGIRSMTASYEHWWAERWMTNLTYSNVQVDSSNAMPGSSFAGSDYVATSLWYVPVRNASIGIEYLWGRRENQNGESGSANRIQTVFQYNF from the coding sequence ATGAATCGATCATTCCTGAGAAAACTGCTTCTCCTCGCTGCGATCGTTATCGGCAACGAATTCTGTGGCGCGATCGCACAGGCGCAAGAGGTTTCTGTTCTCAGTTCGATCCAGCCACCTTTTGCACAAGAAGCTGAGCAGAATTCAATACCTGAAAAATCGACTCCACTTCTGTCATCACCAGTTACTCCAGCCGCAGCTTCCCAGATTCAGCCGGCTCAATATCTGGTTGATCCTGCGACAGACTATCAGTCGGCGTCATTTGATCCCTTTGACCCCTTGATCGATTCTGACATTGGGCAGAATTATTCGATGATGGCGTATCAATCGCTGGCCAGTCATTACGATGATCTGGCGACTGGCCCCAAACAATATGCCGACTACGCACCAGAGGGCTTCTATCCGCTCGATTATCAGGAAGCTCCCGGAGCATCCCTGTACACCCGGTTGTCGCCGGCTCCGGCAATTTCTCAGGATGATTTTGATCGGCTCGTCATTCGCGGGCCTGTCCCTGGTTCGTTCATGGTGCCGGGCACACCAACATCCATCCGTTTGAGCGGATTCGTACGCATGGGGGCCAATTACGACTTTCAGCCAGTTGGTACACCCGATCTGTTTGTGACGAGAACGATTCCTGTCCCTCAGACTCCCGGGCAGAATGTGAACTACAGTGCCCGGCCCACTCGCATCAGCCTCGACACGTGGACGCCAACCACTCACAACGACTGGGTGGTTCACACGTTTGTGCAGTTCGATTTTCTCAGTGGCAATCCACCGGCTGTGGGGTCTTCCAGCAACCCCCGCCTACGTTTTGCGTTTGTCGATTACGGCTATTTTCGAATCGGACAGGATACAACAGTCTTTATGGATGCCAGTGTTTTCCCGCGTACGGCCGATTTTCAAGGTCCGAACGGGATCGTCAATTCCCGCCAGGGGCTGGGGCGAATCACACTACCGGTCTCAGAGAATGTTTTCGTCGCGGCAGCACTCGAACAACCATTTTCGGATATCACGACGAATGGATTGGGCACCAACGTTCAAGATGTCCCGGATTTCACGACACATTTGCGATATCAACGCGATCTCTGGCATTTGCAGTCGGCTGCCATCGTGAGATCCATTGGATATCGACCGACGGGAGAAGAGGTTGATCGCCGTGCTGGCTGGGGTGTGAATCTGACTGGAAGCCTCCTTCCCTGGGCGATTCTCAAAGGCGAAAATCCACTGAGAGACACTGATCCTCAACCCATCACAAGAAGTCGAGTTTTGCTGCAGTTTGCTGTGGGTTCCGGGATTGGCCGTTACATTCAGGATACCAGCGGTATTGGTCTGGATGGTGCTGTGACAGCCAATGGTGGATTTGAAACCTTAGGAATTCGCAGCATGACGGCCTCCTACGAGCATTGGTGGGCAGAGCGCTGGATGACCAACCTGACCTACTCGAATGTGCAGGTTGACAGCAGCAATGCGATGCCAGGAAGCAGTTTCGCAGGCTCGGACTATGTCGCGACCAGCCTGTGGTATGTTCCCGTCCGCAATGCATCCATCGGGATTGAGTACCTCTGGGGCCGTCGAGAAAATCAGAATGGTGAATCGGGAAGTGCCAATCGCATTCAGACGGTCTTCCAATACAACTTTTAG
- a CDS encoding aspartate kinase: protein MSIVVQKFGGTSVADAQRIMAAARRIVATKRQGHQVVAVVSARGEKTDELVDLARSISAHPRPREMDMLLSTGEQESVALVAMAVHELGEDAVSLTGAQIGILTDSTFTKARIRKITTERIRAALEAGKIVIAAGFQGVDEDSNITTLGRGGSDTTATALAAVLEADVCEIYTDVEGIFTTDPRAVKKARKMDRISYDEMLELTSLGGGKMHSRSIEFAKKYRVPLLVRPSFSDGEGTLIAPQLDAEAPVVSGIALVKKEAIVHLRNIPDRPGVLAIVFHCMASRRIPIDMVIQDIAEGGVANVSFTVPQDDLADTLTAANEAAERLGAGDVGSSTNLAKLSVVGAGMRTHTGVAAHLFQSLAEANVSIRMITTSEIKISVLVNRDQSQEALEAVHSGFSLHLDQSPQPRIGFKQIDPERQRAGVSRDELEQDVVRRLQSMEDIVVSDVQLDTAQSRITVKNVADRPGVAAEVFKAVAEGGVMVDMIVQNVGQDQRADLSFTVPRPDLERCLLLMRELLEPWPETSLHFDKDIALLAVIGIGLRSHTGVGEKMFTALAESGINIQMVNTSETRISVVVGTAEAEKAFATLNRVFHKQGR from the coding sequence GTGTCGATTGTTGTTCAGAAGTTTGGTGGTACCAGCGTCGCCGATGCTCAACGAATTATGGCGGCTGCCCGTCGCATCGTGGCTACAAAACGGCAAGGCCATCAAGTCGTGGCTGTCGTCAGTGCCCGCGGCGAAAAAACTGATGAACTTGTGGATCTCGCTAGAAGCATTTCGGCCCATCCGCGGCCGCGCGAGATGGACATGCTCCTCTCGACTGGCGAGCAGGAGTCGGTCGCACTCGTGGCGATGGCGGTGCATGAGTTGGGTGAAGATGCTGTCAGCCTGACCGGTGCCCAGATTGGCATTCTCACCGACAGCACCTTTACTAAGGCGCGCATTCGGAAAATTACGACTGAGCGGATCCGTGCCGCGTTGGAAGCTGGCAAGATTGTCATCGCCGCCGGTTTTCAAGGTGTGGATGAAGATTCCAACATCACAACCCTTGGCCGCGGTGGTAGCGATACGACTGCGACCGCTTTGGCAGCGGTTCTGGAAGCGGATGTCTGCGAAATTTACACCGATGTGGAAGGGATCTTTACGACAGATCCAAGGGCCGTCAAAAAGGCCCGGAAGATGGATCGTATTTCTTACGATGAAATGCTCGAACTGACGAGCCTGGGTGGCGGGAAGATGCATTCCCGATCGATCGAATTCGCGAAGAAGTATCGAGTTCCGCTATTGGTTCGACCATCATTTTCGGATGGTGAAGGGACGCTGATTGCCCCTCAACTTGATGCGGAGGCACCGGTCGTTTCCGGGATCGCCCTGGTGAAGAAAGAGGCAATTGTCCACTTGAGGAACATTCCGGATCGTCCAGGTGTGCTGGCCATTGTCTTCCACTGCATGGCGAGCCGACGAATTCCGATTGATATGGTGATTCAGGATATCGCTGAGGGAGGCGTAGCGAATGTTTCGTTTACCGTTCCTCAGGACGATCTCGCCGATACATTGACCGCAGCGAATGAAGCTGCCGAACGATTGGGTGCCGGCGATGTCGGGAGCAGTACCAACCTCGCGAAACTGAGTGTCGTTGGTGCCGGAATGCGGACACACACGGGTGTGGCTGCCCACCTGTTCCAGTCGCTGGCCGAGGCCAATGTCAGTATCCGCATGATTACGACCAGCGAAATCAAAATTTCAGTGCTGGTGAATCGCGATCAATCCCAGGAAGCTCTTGAAGCGGTCCACTCGGGCTTTTCGTTGCATCTGGATCAGTCTCCACAGCCTCGGATTGGCTTCAAGCAGATTGATCCTGAACGTCAACGGGCGGGTGTCTCCCGCGATGAACTCGAGCAGGATGTTGTCCGCCGCCTTCAAAGCATGGAAGACATCGTCGTCAGTGATGTCCAGCTCGATACAGCTCAATCTCGGATTACTGTCAAGAATGTTGCTGATCGTCCAGGGGTGGCTGCCGAAGTCTTTAAGGCAGTGGCTGAAGGTGGCGTGATGGTCGATATGATCGTCCAGAATGTGGGACAGGATCAACGAGCCGATCTTTCGTTTACCGTCCCTCGGCCAGACCTGGAACGTTGCCTGCTGTTGATGCGGGAACTGCTCGAACCGTGGCCGGAAACCTCGCTTCATTTCGATAAGGATATTGCTCTCCTTGCAGTCATCGGGATTGGTTTGCGGAGCCATACGGGAGTGGGCGAGAAGATGTTCACAGCTCTCGCGGAATCGGGGATTAACATCCAGATGGTCAACACCAGCGAAACGCGGATCAGTGTCGTGGTGGGCACTGCTGAAGCGGAAAAGGCGTTCGCAACGCTCAATCGTGTGTTCCATAAGCAAGGCAGGTAG
- the metW gene encoding methionine biosynthesis protein MetW, which yields MKYLLADHAAALIDRIIMDQIPAGSRVLDLGCGDGRLLCRLRDEMGASIQGVERDPKAVIAAISKGVPVIQADLDQGLDEIPDHAFDYAVLSQTLQQVIQPENVVNEMLRAAQRAIVVVPNFGHWRIRLQILVNGRVPITSELPYDWYNTPNLHFLTMIDFRALTERLQLRIVRELPIVSGVAKAGLKLANLRAESALFVLERMTNEVIPITIPEPQKPATEIESDSAV from the coding sequence ATGAAATATCTCCTTGCCGATCATGCTGCCGCGCTGATTGACCGGATCATTATGGATCAAATCCCGGCTGGCAGCCGCGTGCTGGATCTGGGGTGTGGTGATGGTCGCTTGCTCTGCCGACTCAGGGATGAAATGGGTGCTTCAATCCAGGGAGTGGAGCGCGATCCCAAAGCTGTGATTGCAGCCATCTCGAAAGGCGTTCCCGTCATTCAGGCAGACCTCGATCAGGGACTGGATGAAATTCCTGACCATGCCTTTGATTATGCTGTTCTCAGTCAGACGCTTCAGCAGGTCATCCAACCTGAGAATGTCGTCAATGAAATGCTCCGTGCTGCCCAGCGGGCCATCGTCGTGGTGCCCAACTTTGGACACTGGAGAATCCGACTGCAGATTCTCGTCAATGGGCGAGTTCCGATTACCTCAGAACTCCCCTATGACTGGTACAACACACCGAACCTGCACTTTCTCACGATGATTGACTTCCGGGCATTGACGGAACGTCTTCAACTGCGAATTGTGCGGGAGCTTCCGATCGTCAGTGGAGTCGCAAAAGCAGGCCTGAAACTGGCGAATCTCAGAGCAGAAAGTGCACTCTTCGTGCTCGAACGTATGACGAATGAAGTGATCCCGATTACTATTCCAGAACCCCAAAAACCAGCGACCGAGATCGAAAGTGATTCAGCCGTGTGA
- the metX gene encoding homoserine O-acetyltransferase MetX, producing MTLASAPPLPRDDRSVGIVSTKMIDLFSAESPLKLESGVELGPVRVAYETYGQLNVDASNAIYICHALTGDANVAGKHSPESKKAGWWDGMVGPGKTFDTNRFFVICSNVLGGCKGTTGPCSTNPATGKPWGSTFPFITIGDMVEVHAQLVRSLGIRKLLAVVGGSLGGMMALDWAARFPDMAHAIVGLATSARLTAQGIAFNAVGRRAIYADPNYRNGDYYEGEGPKFGLALARMIAHITYLSETSIERKFGRKLQNSDQLGYVLQQEIEFQVESYLHYQGQRFIERFDANCYLYLTRAMDYFDISQKYGSIGAALGQTAARFFLCSYSSDWLFPPSQSREIVTALLGAGKNVTYLELESVKGHDSFLLELEELESLLKPFLNSISSEVMTLASTRSGGSHR from the coding sequence ATGACACTCGCGTCTGCACCACCACTTCCGAGAGACGATCGCTCGGTTGGGATCGTCTCGACAAAAATGATCGATTTATTCTCTGCGGAGTCTCCGCTGAAACTTGAAAGCGGTGTGGAACTTGGGCCCGTTCGCGTGGCTTACGAGACCTACGGGCAACTCAATGTGGATGCCTCCAACGCCATTTACATCTGCCATGCACTCACTGGTGACGCAAATGTGGCCGGTAAGCACAGCCCGGAGAGTAAAAAGGCCGGCTGGTGGGATGGGATGGTTGGCCCGGGCAAGACCTTCGATACCAACCGATTCTTTGTCATCTGCTCGAATGTTCTGGGTGGTTGTAAGGGAACAACAGGCCCCTGCTCGACCAATCCCGCGACTGGCAAGCCCTGGGGGTCCACATTCCCGTTCATCACCATCGGTGACATGGTGGAAGTTCATGCTCAACTGGTGCGGTCGTTAGGCATTCGAAAACTTCTGGCCGTTGTGGGGGGAAGCCTGGGTGGCATGATGGCACTCGACTGGGCCGCTCGATTTCCAGATATGGCGCATGCGATCGTCGGCCTGGCAACATCAGCACGACTCACCGCACAAGGGATTGCCTTCAATGCTGTTGGCCGACGTGCGATCTACGCCGACCCCAATTACAGGAATGGTGACTATTACGAAGGTGAAGGCCCAAAATTTGGCCTGGCTCTGGCACGGATGATTGCTCACATCACTTATCTTTCGGAAACATCCATTGAAAGAAAGTTTGGCCGTAAGCTCCAAAACAGTGATCAGCTTGGCTATGTACTTCAACAAGAAATCGAATTTCAGGTCGAGAGCTATCTGCATTATCAGGGGCAAAGGTTTATCGAGCGATTTGATGCGAACTGTTATCTGTATCTGACACGGGCGATGGACTACTTCGACATTTCTCAGAAATATGGTTCGATTGGTGCCGCACTGGGCCAGACAGCCGCTCGATTTTTTCTGTGCTCTTATAGTAGTGACTGGCTCTTCCCTCCTTCGCAAAGCCGGGAGATCGTGACAGCACTGCTGGGAGCGGGAAAAAATGTGACTTACCTCGAGTTGGAAAGTGTCAAAGGCCACGATTCATTTCTGTTAGAGCTGGAAGAACTCGAATCACTGCTCAAGCCGTTTCTTAATTCCATTTCTTCGGAAGTGATGACTCTCGCCTCCACACGTTCCGGGGGAAGTCATCGATGA
- a CDS encoding VOC family protein, with protein METPVIETSSLKLDDLHHIAISVTDVAQSVEWYTSHFQCRIAYQDSTWALLKFGNLSLALVIPEQHPPHIAFTSDRAGEYGTLKTHRDGTRSCYIQDPSGNSVELMDPTSL; from the coding sequence ATGGAAACTCCCGTCATCGAAACGTCGTCTCTCAAATTGGACGATCTGCATCACATTGCCATTTCAGTGACTGATGTCGCTCAATCGGTCGAGTGGTACACGTCTCACTTCCAGTGTCGGATTGCATATCAGGATAGTACCTGGGCGTTGCTGAAATTTGGAAATCTCAGCCTGGCTCTGGTGATTCCTGAGCAGCACCCACCACACATCGCTTTCACGAGTGATCGAGCTGGAGAGTATGGCACTTTAAAGACGCATCGAGACGGAACAAGATCCTGTTATATCCAGGATCCTTCCGGAAATTCGGTCGAACTGATGGATCCCACAAGTCTGTAG
- a CDS encoding cryptochrome/DNA photolyase family protein gives MAFVPEAPSSRVWQLNSHPLRKSGQYVLYWMISARRLQWNFGLQQAVHRAQTLNLPLVILEPIGCRAKWSSVRFHHFVLEGMAEHHTLCQERGIAYHPYVEPEPGHGVGLVEAYAQKAAAVITDDFPCYFLPRMVQTLGQRIDVLLECVDSNGLFPMRVTDQVFTTAHAFRRFLQKNIKPYLSEFPVADPLAGPILSMEIPSHIARKWSPANPGLLNRDASALAQLPIDQTVGPAAFRGGLKASQEAVARFFKSRLSRYADDRNNPEQEAASGLSPYLHFGHVSAHEIFSRLVAKESWKPELLPEKASGSREGWWQMSSAAEAFLDELITWREVGYNFTSHREDYDQYESLPAWARQSLEKHAGDHRPSIYDLHQLETAQTHDELWNAAQRQLVREGRMHNYLRMLWGKKVLEWSLTPQQAVETLIHLNNKYAVDGRNPNSYSGIFWVFGRYDRAWGPERPIFGTIRYMSSDNTARKLPVKDYLKRYAASSGK, from the coding sequence ATGGCGTTTGTTCCAGAAGCTCCCTCAAGTCGTGTTTGGCAACTCAATTCTCATCCTTTGAGAAAGAGTGGACAGTATGTGCTTTACTGGATGATTTCGGCCCGGCGACTCCAGTGGAATTTCGGTTTGCAGCAGGCCGTTCACAGGGCGCAAACGTTAAATCTTCCACTGGTCATTCTGGAGCCCATTGGCTGCCGGGCAAAGTGGTCGTCTGTTCGATTTCATCACTTTGTCCTTGAAGGGATGGCTGAGCACCATACTCTCTGTCAAGAGAGGGGGATCGCCTATCATCCTTATGTCGAACCCGAACCCGGGCATGGCGTTGGTCTCGTTGAAGCTTATGCTCAAAAAGCAGCAGCAGTGATCACCGATGATTTTCCCTGCTATTTCCTGCCCAGAATGGTTCAAACTTTAGGGCAAAGAATCGATGTCTTGCTGGAGTGTGTCGACAGCAACGGGTTATTCCCGATGCGAGTGACAGATCAGGTCTTCACTACGGCACATGCTTTCCGGCGCTTCCTGCAAAAGAATATCAAACCTTATCTTTCCGAGTTCCCTGTGGCCGATCCCCTGGCAGGCCCGATTCTCTCGATGGAAATTCCTAGTCACATTGCTCGAAAGTGGTCGCCAGCCAACCCTGGCTTGCTCAATCGGGATGCCAGTGCTCTCGCTCAACTGCCCATCGATCAGACCGTTGGACCTGCCGCGTTTCGTGGTGGGCTCAAGGCTTCTCAGGAGGCTGTCGCACGGTTCTTCAAATCGCGTTTGTCGCGTTATGCCGATGATCGGAACAACCCTGAACAAGAAGCGGCCAGCGGATTATCGCCTTATCTTCACTTTGGCCATGTCTCTGCTCATGAGATCTTTTCGCGACTTGTGGCCAAGGAATCATGGAAGCCGGAGCTTCTCCCGGAAAAAGCTTCAGGAAGTCGGGAAGGCTGGTGGCAGATGTCCTCAGCGGCGGAGGCTTTCCTCGACGAACTGATTACCTGGCGAGAAGTGGGCTACAATTTCACTTCGCATCGGGAAGATTACGATCAATATGAGTCGTTGCCAGCCTGGGCGCGGCAATCTTTAGAAAAGCATGCGGGTGATCATCGACCATCCATCTATGATCTGCATCAGCTTGAGACGGCACAAACTCATGATGAACTCTGGAATGCGGCCCAGCGACAACTCGTCCGCGAAGGTCGAATGCACAATTACCTGCGGATGCTCTGGGGCAAAAAAGTTCTCGAATGGTCGCTCACTCCGCAGCAGGCTGTCGAGACGCTGATTCACCTGAACAATAAATATGCTGTCGACGGACGAAATCCGAATTCCTATTCGGGAATCTTCTGGGTCTTCGGTCGATACGATCGAGCCTGGGGACCGGAACGTCCAATCTTTGGCACGATCCGGTATATGAGTTCGGACAATACGGCTCGCAAACTTCCCGTAAAGGACTATCTCAAACGCTATGCCGCATCCTCGGGAAAATAG
- a CDS encoding chloride channel protein has translation MSASHPRITAFYSHATLRILILSVIVGVVAGLGAALFQTLCQFVTWGTLETWAGYSAPEPTGEPRLFPPGSHTFVPWMLVLITTIGGLISGLLVFCIAPEAEGHGTDNVIAAFHHGRGLIRARVPLVKLLASAITIGTGGSGGREGPIAQIGAAFGSNMARLLRLSVRERRILMAAGMGAGIGSIFRAPLAGAMFSAEIMYRDADIESDVIVPSAIASIIGYATFSQFLPVEFQNQPLFGSQTVYVMSSLWELIPLGLMALLLSGASWFYVRTFYGTVRLTHQLPLPPHFKPAIGAGLAALIGIGLYFLFDRNILALGVLATGYGTLEVALSNSSTAGIGLLCAVAFAKIITTSLTISSGGSGGVFGPSMVIGGCLGAACGLIFHHFFPGIVKQPELFAIVGMAGFFAGSARAPISTVLMVSEITGDYGLLLPTLWVSSLCFVLCRGWTLYHCQVESRSESPVHQYDWVPSQLAEKFVKDIKLTHTQVLRVDEPLTRIMHLLTTSHQNVFPVVDHYGALVGRISLDQLLPRLEDQTGWPKTFARDLSQPFAMTLTLSTPLAQAISDLAKSADGVIPVIDPDAANHYLGMLTSQQIMGSIHTNHRE, from the coding sequence GTGTCTGCATCGCATCCCAGAATTACGGCATTCTACAGTCATGCGACGTTGAGAATCTTAATTCTTTCCGTGATTGTGGGAGTTGTCGCAGGTTTAGGAGCGGCTCTGTTTCAGACATTATGTCAGTTTGTGACCTGGGGAACATTAGAAACGTGGGCGGGCTACTCAGCTCCTGAACCCACAGGAGAACCTCGTCTGTTCCCGCCGGGAAGCCACACATTTGTCCCGTGGATGTTGGTTCTGATTACGACAATTGGCGGTCTGATTTCCGGACTACTGGTCTTCTGCATTGCTCCGGAAGCGGAAGGACACGGAACTGACAACGTGATTGCGGCCTTTCACCACGGGCGAGGTTTGATCCGCGCCCGGGTTCCGCTGGTCAAACTGCTGGCATCGGCCATCACGATCGGGACAGGTGGCTCCGGAGGACGCGAGGGACCGATCGCACAGATCGGAGCCGCATTTGGTTCGAACATGGCGCGTCTGCTGAGGCTTTCCGTTCGTGAGCGACGCATCCTGATGGCTGCCGGGATGGGAGCCGGGATTGGCTCGATCTTTCGTGCCCCCCTTGCAGGAGCCATGTTCTCCGCAGAAATCATGTATCGAGATGCGGATATCGAAAGCGATGTCATTGTTCCTTCCGCCATCGCCTCGATTATTGGATATGCCACCTTTTCCCAGTTTCTTCCCGTTGAATTCCAGAATCAGCCCTTATTTGGCAGCCAGACGGTCTACGTGATGTCGAGTCTGTGGGAGTTGATTCCCCTGGGATTGATGGCTCTCTTGCTGTCCGGCGCGTCATGGTTTTATGTCCGCACCTTCTATGGGACAGTCCGTCTGACACATCAACTTCCACTTCCTCCACATTTTAAACCTGCGATTGGTGCAGGTTTGGCCGCTCTGATCGGTATTGGACTTTACTTTCTGTTTGATCGGAACATTCTCGCATTGGGTGTCCTGGCGACTGGCTACGGAACTCTCGAAGTAGCCTTATCGAATTCCTCGACTGCAGGCATAGGCCTGTTGTGCGCCGTCGCCTTCGCCAAGATCATCACGACATCCTTAACCATCAGCAGTGGCGGATCAGGTGGCGTTTTCGGCCCATCCATGGTGATTGGAGGTTGTCTCGGAGCTGCCTGCGGACTCATCTTTCATCACTTCTTTCCTGGCATTGTCAAACAACCGGAACTCTTTGCGATTGTCGGGATGGCTGGTTTTTTTGCAGGTTCTGCCCGAGCCCCCATATCCACAGTGCTTATGGTCTCGGAGATTACCGGCGATTATGGCCTGTTATTGCCCACACTCTGGGTTTCTTCGCTATGTTTCGTACTTTGCAGAGGCTGGACGCTCTACCATTGCCAGGTCGAATCCAGAAGTGAGTCACCAGTCCATCAGTATGATTGGGTTCCATCGCAACTCGCTGAAAAGTTCGTCAAAGACATCAAACTCACGCATACTCAGGTTTTGCGGGTCGATGAACCTTTGACCCGGATCATGCATCTGCTGACGACATCACACCAGAATGTCTTTCCAGTGGTGGATCACTATGGTGCGCTTGTCGGCAGAATTTCACTCGATCAACTTCTGCCCCGACTGGAAGATCAAACCGGTTGGCCAAAGACTTTCGCCCGCGATCTATCCCAACCTTTCGCCATGACGCTAACGCTGTCAACCCCTCTGGCGCAGGCCATCAGTGATCTGGCGAAAAGTGCAGATGGGGTCATCCCCGTAATCGATCCTGACGCCGCTAACCACTATCTGGGGATGCTGACATCTCAGCAAATCATGGGATCGATCCATACCAACCATCGTGAGTAA
- a CDS encoding YqgE/AlgH family protein, whose product MAESLRGKLLVASKQLKDSNFYKTVVLIVEDNENGSMGLVLNRPSSILVNHALSEHFQLPESAELVHVGGPVEPAALFILHNLEELSHDGTGVIPGVWLGNSGEAFEDVLRSSDPHQPGVRFRVFCGCAGWSPGQLEGELAHGDWYVAPAIKSIVFAEDPYEIYEQMLQAVFESHRIVPHTSPNPQWN is encoded by the coding sequence ATGGCCGAATCTTTGCGAGGAAAATTGCTCGTTGCTTCGAAGCAATTGAAGGATTCCAACTTTTACAAGACGGTCGTTCTGATTGTGGAAGATAACGAGAATGGTTCAATGGGATTGGTTCTCAACCGGCCGTCATCGATTCTGGTCAACCATGCTCTCAGTGAACATTTCCAATTGCCGGAATCCGCCGAGCTGGTGCATGTGGGCGGGCCCGTCGAACCTGCTGCACTGTTTATTCTGCACAATCTGGAAGAGTTGAGCCATGATGGCACGGGAGTGATTCCCGGGGTGTGGTTAGGAAATTCGGGAGAGGCCTTCGAGGATGTGCTCAGATCCTCAGATCCTCACCAGCCTGGGGTTCGTTTCCGGGTCTTTTGCGGATGTGCCGGCTGGTCTCCAGGTCAATTAGAGGGTGAGCTTGCCCATGGCGACTGGTATGTCGCACCCGCCATAAAATCGATTGTATTTGCCGAAGATCCTTATGAAATTTATGAGCAAATGCTTCAGGCGGTGTTTGAATCTCACCGGATTGTGCCCCATACATCGCCCAATCCACAGTGGAATTAG
- a CDS encoding DUF6807 domain-containing protein, which translates to MHLMISNAALLARGVLAVLSVMVCSAATSTAGFEWKTNAAGTETDLTLDGQPVLKYMHAYDPSTPERNAETYKVFHHVFGPGTGDLITKGPGGTFPHHRGMYVAWNKTQTDKGSYDFWHCTKGAHQKHIKFLKQEANDVEATATAEIHWEDADNKPVIREERTVKVKKLPLADGKFGWQIDWSTVLHSERGKIRLTGDRQHAGFQFRAPQSVADANSARYIRPANFPQQPEAVQENDGPAEPKHANLDWCAMTYPVNDNKYTIAYFEDPSLPKPRRFSERPYGRFGSFFETDLLPEEPLKMTYRILVFPDNSQTSESLQKAYDQFTATLKKS; encoded by the coding sequence ATGCATTTGATGATCAGCAATGCCGCACTTCTGGCCAGAGGCGTGTTAGCCGTTCTCTCGGTGATGGTCTGTTCGGCTGCCACGAGTACAGCCGGTTTTGAGTGGAAGACCAATGCCGCGGGAACCGAAACGGATCTCACTCTGGATGGTCAACCCGTGCTGAAATATATGCACGCCTATGACCCCTCAACTCCCGAGCGTAATGCCGAAACCTATAAAGTCTTTCATCATGTGTTCGGCCCCGGGACAGGCGATCTGATTACCAAAGGCCCGGGAGGCACGTTTCCCCATCATCGCGGCATGTATGTCGCCTGGAATAAGACACAAACCGACAAAGGCTCCTACGATTTCTGGCACTGTACGAAAGGTGCCCATCAGAAACATATCAAGTTTCTCAAGCAGGAGGCCAATGATGTCGAAGCCACTGCCACCGCCGAGATTCACTGGGAAGATGCCGACAACAAGCCTGTGATCCGCGAAGAACGGACTGTCAAAGTCAAAAAGTTGCCACTTGCGGATGGCAAGTTTGGCTGGCAGATTGACTGGTCGACAGTGCTGCATTCCGAGCGTGGGAAGATTCGCCTGACTGGTGATCGCCAGCATGCGGGTTTTCAGTTCCGTGCGCCACAGTCGGTCGCCGACGCGAACTCGGCTCGCTACATTCGCCCCGCAAACTTTCCCCAACAGCCGGAAGCTGTTCAGGAAAACGATGGCCCGGCAGAACCCAAGCATGCCAATCTCGACTGGTGCGCGATGACGTATCCCGTGAACGACAACAAGTACACCATTGCCTACTTCGAAGATCCCTCACTGCCTAAGCCCAGACGCTTTTCCGAACGACCTTATGGACGCTTTGGCTCATTTTTTGAAACCGATCTGTTGCCGGAAGAACCTCTCAAAATGACCTACCGGATTCTGGTTTTCCCTGACAATTCTCAGACTTCTGAAAGTCTGCAGAAAGCCTATGACCAGTTCACAGCGACTCTCAAAAAATCATGA